The sequence ATCCTGCCGAACTCAACCGCGCCTCTGGTGGCGGAATTCGGCTTGGAGTTCTGCTTTGTGTTCCTGCTGGTCGCGGGCCTGTCGTTCCTTGGCCTCGGCATCCAGCCGCCCACGGCGGACTGGGGCTCGATGGTGCGGGAAAACGCAACCCTGATCTCATTCGGTGACATCACACCCCTGATCCCGGCGGCGGCGATTGCCCTGCTGACGGTTGGGGTCAACTTCGTGGTGGACTGGATGCTGCATCGTTCCTCGGGACTGAAGGAGTAATCGACAATGCTTAAAAAGAAAGAAGTCCTGCTGGAAATCAAGGACCTGCAAATTCAGGGCTATTCCGATGAAACCTGGGTCGACATCATCAAAGGTGTCGATCTGACCCTCCACCGCGGTGAGGTTCTTGGCCTCATCGGGGAATCGGGCGCCGGGAAATCCACCATTGGTGCAGCGGCCATGGGCTATGCACGTGACGGGACGCGAATCTCGGGCGGGTCGATTGAATTCGACGGGATGGAACTGACAACGGCAAGCGAGGAAGAAAAGCGCAGTTTGCGCGGACATCGTATTGCCTATGTGGCGCAATCCGCCGCGGCGTCGTTCAATCCCGCGCATAAGATCATCGACCAGCATACCGAAGCGCCGCTTCATTACCGCTTGAAAAAGCGGACCGAGGCGCAAGAAGATGCGATGGAGCTTTACGAAAAGCTGCGTCTGCCCAATCCGCATGAGATTGGCTTTCGGTATCCGCACCAGGTTTCGGGCGGGCAGTTGCAACGTGCCATGACAGCCATGGCCATGTCGTGTCGGCCCGACCTGATCATCTTCGATGAACCGACGACGGCGCTTGACGTGACCACCCAGATCGAGGTGCTGGCCGCGATCCGCGACATCGTGGACGAATACAACACCGCCGCCATCTACATCACCCACGACCTCGCGGTCGTGGCGCAGATGGCCGATACGATCAAGGTGCTGTTGAAGGGTGAGGAGGTCGAAGAGGCCCCCACCAAGGAGATGCTCGACAACCCGCAAGAGGATTATACCAAGTCACTCTGGGCGGTTCGTAGCTTCAAGCGTCCGCAAAAATCGCGGCCCAAAGATGCGACTCCGCTTATTTCGGTACGTGGTGTGGATGCCTCCTATACCGGCGGTGAGAAGGTTCTCGATGACGTCAGCTTTGATGTCTACGAGGGGATGACCGTTGCCGTTGTGGGTGAATCCGGGTCCGGCAAATCCACGACGGCGCGTGTGATCACGGGTCTCTTGCCGCCTTCCAAGGGGGAGGTTCTATTCAAGGGCGAACCTTTCCCGCCCGATTACCGGAACCGCACCAAGGACCAGTTGCGCCAATGCCAGATGATCTACCAGATGGCCGATACCGCGCTGAACCCCAAGGTGCGAATTTCGGAGATCATCGGCCGGCCGGCACAGTTCTATTCCGGCCTCAGTGGTGCGGCGCTCAAGAACCGGGTGGACGAACTGCTTGATCTGATCGAGCTTGAGCCATCCCAGTTCTACAATCGCTATCCACCTGAACTGTCGGGCGGGCAGAAACAGCGGATCGGGATCGCCCGGGCCCTCGCGGCAGAACCCACCTTTATCGTCTGCGACGAGGTCACCTCGGCGCTTGACCAACTGGTGGCGGAAGGTATCCTGAAACTGCTTGATCGACTCCAGAAGGAGCTGAACCTGGCTTACATGTTCATCACCCACGATCTGGCCACTGTGCGCTCGATTGCTGACGAGGTGGTGGTCATGCAGCATGGTAAAGTCGTGGAGCAGGGGCCCAAGGAAGAGATGTTCAAGCCTCCGCATCATCCCTATACCGATCTGCTGCTCAGCTCGGTGCCCGAAATGGACCCGGAGTGGCTGACGACTCTGCTGGAAGAACGGGGCGTGGACAACGTGGGCGATGCAGCCACGGCGCAAATCGACCCGAACGATCCGAAGATCAGCGGCTGATATACGCAATGTGAAAATGAAAGCGGCGGATGGTTTTCTAA comes from Roseovarius bejariae and encodes:
- a CDS encoding ABC transporter ATP-binding protein, which encodes MLKKKEVLLEIKDLQIQGYSDETWVDIIKGVDLTLHRGEVLGLIGESGAGKSTIGAAAMGYARDGTRISGGSIEFDGMELTTASEEEKRSLRGHRIAYVAQSAAASFNPAHKIIDQHTEAPLHYRLKKRTEAQEDAMELYEKLRLPNPHEIGFRYPHQVSGGQLQRAMTAMAMSCRPDLIIFDEPTTALDVTTQIEVLAAIRDIVDEYNTAAIYITHDLAVVAQMADTIKVLLKGEEVEEAPTKEMLDNPQEDYTKSLWAVRSFKRPQKSRPKDATPLISVRGVDASYTGGEKVLDDVSFDVYEGMTVAVVGESGSGKSTTARVITGLLPPSKGEVLFKGEPFPPDYRNRTKDQLRQCQMIYQMADTALNPKVRISEIIGRPAQFYSGLSGAALKNRVDELLDLIELEPSQFYNRYPPELSGGQKQRIGIARALAAEPTFIVCDEVTSALDQLVAEGILKLLDRLQKELNLAYMFITHDLATVRSIADEVVVMQHGKVVEQGPKEEMFKPPHHPYTDLLLSSVPEMDPEWLTTLLEERGVDNVGDAATAQIDPNDPKISG